One Ananas comosus cultivar F153 linkage group 1, ASM154086v1, whole genome shotgun sequence DNA window includes the following coding sequences:
- the LOC109709546 gene encoding uncharacterized protein LOC109709546, translated as MTSDGGGRGDGGNSSSLSSSPASLARQRRQCRPIDDVVAEAREKGNLIDRIDRLEVRILKLEEEIVLGKREGDTIEKRPRSGEKRRHGKGLKRLVKSCVNGDLKTKE; from the exons ATGACgagcgacggcggcggccgcggagaTGGCGGCAACTCCTCATCGCTGAGCTCGTCGCCAGCGAGCCTCGCGCGGCAGCGGCGGCAGTGCAGGCCCATCGACGACGTGGTCGCGGAGGCGCGGGAGAAGGGCAACCTCATCGACCGCATCGACCGCCTTGAGGTCCGGATTCTCAAG TTGGAGGAAGAGATAGTGTTGGGGAAGAGGGAGGGAGACACTATTGAGAAGAGGCCAAGGAGTGGGGAGAAGAGGAGGCATGGGAAAGGTCTCAAGAGATTGGTTAAGTCCTGCGTCAATGGAGACCTCAAAACCAAAGAGTAG
- the LOC109713460 gene encoding sulfite reductase [ferredoxin], chloroplastic → MAAAAAAATSAAAAGAIGGGKDRKEVVPVFQGLRRHGSMPLSTRSPHLLPLSTSSSSSSSSVISAVSTPVKPDTSETKRSKVEIFKEQSNYLRFPLNEELLTEAANINEAATQLIKFHGSYQQTNRDERGVKSYQFMLRTKNPCGKVPNRLYLVMDDLADEFGIGTLRLTTRQTFQLHGILKKNLKTVMSTIIRNMGSTLGACGDLNRNVLAPAAPYTKKEYVFAQETAENIASLLTPQSGAYYDLWVDGEKIMSAEPPEVTKARNDNSHGTNFPDSPEPIYGTQFLPRKFKIAVTVPTDNSVDILTNDIGVVVVSDADGEPQGFNIYVGGGMGRTHRVETTFPRLGEPLGYVPKEDILYAIKAIVVTQRENGRRDDRKYSRMKYLISQWGIEKFRTVVEQYYGKKFEPFRELPEWEFKSYLGWHEQGDGLMFCGLHVDNGRIGGKMKKTLREIIEKYNLNVCITPNQNLILCDIRRSWKRPITTALAQAGLLQPRYVDPLNITAMACPALPLCPLAITEAERGIPDILKRVRAVFDKVGLKYNESVVIRVTGCPNGCARPYMAELGMVGDGPNSYQIWLGGAPNQTTLAECFMNKVKVQDLEKVLEPLFYHWKRKRQQGESFGSFTTRMGFDKLQEMVDKWEGPLESGSRFNLKLFTDRQTYEAMAELARLENKTAHQLAMEVIRNYVASQENGKAE, encoded by the exons atggcggcggcggcggcggcggcgacctcggcggcggcggcgggggcgatCGGCGGGGGGAAGGACCGGAAGGAGGTGGTCCCTGTGTTCCAGGGGCTCAGGCGCCATGGATCGATGCCTCTTTCAACGAGATCGCCGCACCTTTTGCCCCTCTCGACCTCCTCGAgctcgtcctcttcctccgtcATTAGCGCCGTTTCCACG CCTGTAAAGCCAGACACTTCAGAAACCAAACGTAGCAAGGTTGAAATATTTAAGGAGCAAAGCAACTATCTTAGGTTTCCTTTAAATGAGGAGTTGCTCACTGAGGCTGCGAACATAAATGAGGCTGCCACGCAACTTATCAAGTTCCATGGGAGTTATCAACAGACTAACAGAGATGAACGTGGAGTAAAATCTTACCAATTCATGCTCCGAACAAAGAACCCATGTGGGAAAGTCCCGAATAGGCTCTACCTAGTTATGGATGATCTTGCAGATGAGTTTGGTATCGGAACCCTTCGTTTGACCACTAGACAGACATTTCAACTTCATGGCATCCTAAAGAAAAACCTCAAGACTGTGATGAGTACTATCATCAGAAACATGGGCTCGACTCTTGGTGCATGCGGAGACCTTAATAGGAACGTGCTGGCTCCTGCTGCACCGTACACCAAAAAGGAGTATGTTTTTGCTCAGGAGACTGCTGAAAATATCGCGTCACTTCTGACCCCACAGTCTGGTGCATATTATGATCTGTGGGTAGATGGGGAGAAAATTATGTCAGCGGAGCCTCCAGAAGTAACCAAAGCTCGGAATGATAATTCTCATGGCACGAACTTTCCAGATTCTCCTGAGCCCATTTATGGAACCCAATTTTTGCCTCGCAAGTTCAAGATTGCAGTGACTGTTCCTACTGACAACTCAGTGGACATCCTGACAAATGATATTGGTGTTGTTGTAGTTTCTGATGCTGATGGAGAACCTCAAGGCTTCAACATCTAT GTCGGAGGTGGCATGGGAAGGACGCATAGGGTGGAGACTACTTTTCCGCGTTTGGGTGAACCTCTGGGTTATGTTCCAAAAGAAGATATACTGTATGCAATAAAGGCAATTGTTGTTACACAAAGAGAAAATGGAAGGAGGGATGACCGAAAGTATAGCCGAATGAAGTACTTGATCAGTCAATGGGGGATTGAAAAATTCCGCACAGTTGTGGAGCAGTATTATGGAAAGAAGTTTGAGCCCTTCAGAGAGTTACCGGAGTGGGAATTTAAGAGTTACCTCGGATGGCATGAGCAG GGTGATGGTTTAATGTTCTGTGGGTTGCACGTTGATAATGGTCGGATTGGAGGGAAAATGAAGAAAACTTTAAGAGAGATTATTGAAAAGTATAATCTGAATGTGTGCATTACCCCTAATCAGAATCTAATCTTGTGTGACATCCGCCGCTCATGGAAGCGGCCCATAACTACAGCTCTTGCTCAGGCCGGTTTGCTG CAACCTAGGTACGTTGATCCTCTTAATATCACTGCTATGGCTTGTCCTGCTTTACCACTGTGCCCACTAGCGATAACAGAAGCAGAAAGAGGGATACCCGATATTCTGAAGAGAGTTCGAGCTGTTTTTGATAAG GTGGGTCTCAAATACAACGAATCGGTTGTGATAAGGGTGACAGGCTGCCCTAATGGCTGTGCGAGACCATACATGGCAGAACTAGGAATGGTCGGGGATGGTCCCAATAGTTACCAG ATCTGGCTCGGGGGAGCGCCAAACCAAACTACACTTGCCGAGTGCTTTATGAATAAGGTGAAAGTGCAAGACCTAGAGAAGGTTCTGGAACCTCTATTCTACCATTGGAAAAGAAAACGCCAGCAGGGTGAATCATTTGGCAGCTTCACTACTCGTATG GGCTTTGATAAGCTGCAAGAGATGGTGGACAAGTGGGAGGGTCCTTTGGAATCAGGATCGCGATTCAATCTCAAGCTCTTCACGGATCGGCAAACTTACGAAGCCATGGCCGAGCTCGCACGGCTCGAGAACAAGACTGCTCACCAGTTGGCCATGGAGGTCATCCGCAACTACGTCGCCTCCCAGGAAAACGGCAAGGCTGAATGA